The Opitutaceae bacterium genome contains a region encoding:
- a CDS encoding YHS domain-containing (seleno)protein, producing MKSKFLFFLMGLGALLFCTRLFAGESAFNVSLLGRVALHGYDPVSYFEGAPAEGKSQFTVEWSGAKWRFTSQEHADKFKANPEAFAPQFGGYCAWAVSEGYTADVDPEAWDIVDGRLYLNYNKEVQKKWRQDRDQRIQTGMRNWPDLSSKK from the coding sequence GTGAAATCAAAATTCCTCTTCTTTCTCATGGGCCTCGGCGCCCTTCTTTTCTGCACTCGGCTTTTCGCCGGCGAATCCGCCTTCAACGTCTCGCTCTTGGGTCGCGTCGCCCTGCACGGGTATGACCCGGTCTCGTACTTCGAGGGTGCTCCTGCGGAGGGTAAGTCGCAGTTCACCGTCGAATGGAGCGGGGCCAAGTGGCGCTTCACCTCCCAAGAACATGCCGATAAGTTCAAGGCGAACCCGGAAGCGTTCGCCCCGCAATTTGGCGGCTATTGCGCCTGGGCGGTGAGCGAGGGCTACACGGCCGACGTGGATCCCGAGGCGTGGGATATCGTCGACGGAAGGCTGTACCTCAATTACAACAAGGAGGTCCAGAAGAAGTGGAGGCAGGACCGTGACCAAAGAATCCAGACAGGGATGCGCAATTGGCCCGACTTAAGCAGCAAGAAATAA
- a CDS encoding response regulator, whose protein sequence is MNERRLSILIIDDERQIRRLLAVTLDGAGYQVREAETAGVGLSEAAQSAPDGIILDLGLPDMEGTEVVRRLREWSRVPVLILSVRDNEDSKIAALDAGADDYLTKPFSGRELLARLRAVLRRTPSANDVAVVQIGTIEIDQAARVVRKGGKEVRLTAKEYGLLKLLVQHRGKVITHRQILRELWGPNAEEQTHYLRVHMNHLRQKLEDDPQQPRLLRTDAGIGYRLVTE, encoded by the coding sequence ATGAACGAGCGTCGGCTTAGTATCCTAATCATCGACGACGAGCGGCAGATACGCCGGCTACTTGCTGTCACGTTGGACGGTGCGGGCTATCAGGTGCGCGAGGCGGAGACGGCGGGCGTCGGGCTTTCGGAAGCGGCGCAATCCGCGCCCGATGGGATCATTTTGGATCTCGGCCTTCCGGATATGGAGGGCACCGAGGTGGTGAGGCGTTTGCGGGAGTGGAGCCGCGTGCCTGTATTGATTCTGTCGGTACGTGACAACGAGGACTCGAAGATCGCCGCTCTTGATGCCGGGGCGGACGACTACCTGACCAAGCCGTTTAGCGGCCGGGAGCTCCTGGCCCGGCTCCGGGCGGTGCTTCGCCGCACACCGTCCGCGAACGATGTGGCAGTGGTTCAGATCGGGACCATTGAGATTGACCAGGCAGCGAGGGTGGTGAGGAAAGGAGGCAAGGAGGTGAGGCTTACGGCGAAGGAGTACGGACTTCTCAAATTGCTGGTTCAGCACCGCGGCAAGGTGATCACGCACCGCCAAATCCTCCGCGAACTCTGGGGTCCCAATGCCGAGGAGCAGACGCATTATCTCCGTGTGCACATGAACCACCTCCGGCAGAAGCTCGAGGATGATCCGCAGCAGCCCCGCCTGCTCAGAACTGACGCCGGGATTGGTTATCGATTGGTGACTGAGTAA
- a CDS encoding DinB family protein — MRYLIEQNVAALRQTRLLLSSITAEQYVRPVESCFGSTLGGHVRHLLDHYSSYFKSGSEGWIDYETRERDQRLETDPLFAIAVTDETMRLLGVHAEDEGGHHLAVRVEHLNEGDPGFVAPSSYRRELLFLLSHTVHHCALISVCCHSMGIRTPSGFGVAPSTLRHRETQQAARA, encoded by the coding sequence ATGCGTTACTTGATCGAGCAAAACGTCGCCGCCCTTAGACAAACCCGGTTACTGCTTTCCAGCATCACCGCCGAACAATACGTTCGCCCGGTGGAAAGCTGTTTTGGGTCCACCTTGGGAGGGCACGTGCGTCACTTGCTTGACCATTACAGCAGCTACTTCAAGTCGGGGTCCGAGGGGTGGATCGACTACGAAACCCGGGAGCGCGACCAACGCCTCGAGACAGACCCGCTTTTTGCCATCGCTGTGACCGATGAGACGATGCGCCTGCTGGGGGTGCACGCAGAGGACGAAGGAGGCCACCACCTCGCCGTGCGCGTGGAACACTTGAACGAAGGCGACCCCGGCTTTGTCGCCCCCAGTTCCTACCGACGTGAGCTGCTGTTTCTCCTGAGCCATACGGTGCATCACTGTGCCCTGATCTCAGTTTGCTGCCACAGCATGGGTATTCGCACTCCGTCCGGTTTCGGAGTCGCACCTTCAACGCTGAGGCATCGCGAGACGCAGCAGGCCGCCAGGGCCTGA
- a CDS encoding NRDE family protein, producing MCTVSWRNLPAGGYELLFNRDEQRARSAASETERHESEGVMWVAPKDPVSDGTWIACTAAGITFALLNWYGVPAERAPAPRQSRGSLIPVLCEARSPEEAWRRVASLDLVPFAPFHLLIFSLGEEPRLFGWDGHRRHEPPLTRRMWTSSSFDTARVIGWRQALFDRLESEGALAAGLDPFQCWHDADAKAESVLMERADACTVSQTRIHVAADRATLEYTPRRGLEQTGSTHVASLPLRIPEQP from the coding sequence ATGTGCACAGTCTCCTGGCGAAACCTACCGGCCGGCGGCTATGAACTGCTCTTTAATCGGGACGAGCAGCGTGCCCGGTCAGCGGCTTCGGAGACAGAGAGACACGAGTCCGAAGGCGTGATGTGGGTCGCGCCGAAGGACCCGGTTTCGGACGGCACCTGGATTGCGTGCACGGCAGCTGGAATCACGTTTGCCCTTTTGAATTGGTACGGTGTTCCCGCCGAACGCGCCCCCGCTCCGCGGCAATCACGAGGGTCTCTCATTCCTGTCCTCTGCGAAGCCCGCAGTCCGGAGGAAGCGTGGAGACGCGTTGCCTCCCTCGACCTGGTCCCGTTCGCACCTTTCCACCTGTTGATTTTTAGTCTGGGCGAAGAACCGCGGCTGTTCGGCTGGGACGGGCACCGCCGGCACGAGCCGCCGCTCACGCGCCGCATGTGGACGAGCTCTTCCTTTGATACTGCGCGGGTGATCGGCTGGAGGCAGGCGTTGTTTGACCGCCTGGAGAGCGAAGGCGCGCTCGCTGCGGGGCTCGACCCTTTCCAGTGCTGGCACGACGCGGACGCGAAGGCTGAGTCCGTACTGATGGAACGCGCTGATGCGTGTACCGTGAGTCAGACGCGCATCCACGTCGCCGCCGACAGGGCGACTCTCGAATACACACCGCGGCGTGGGCTGGAGCAAACGGGGTCGACGCACGTCGCCTCCCTTCCCCTTAGGATTCCGGAACAGCCATGA
- a CDS encoding chondroitinase-B domain-containing protein, protein MSRHFCPIFALCMPLALTAAEVQVSDPDTLLAALKTANPGDEIVLAKGTYRDVALRWSRDGTADKPIILRAETTGQVFLEGESYLRLGGDHLVVEGLVFRNGYAPKGGVVEFMVDDGNIANHSRVTACAIDHYNKPDRFKSDHWVVLQGRENRFDHNYVAGKLNEGTTVIVELNLEQHRQNKHLIDHNVFGYRPRLGSNGGETIRIGVSAFCQYSSETRVENNWFERCSGEVEIVSVKSSDNVIRGNVFLECEGVVALRHGDRNRVEGNYFLGNNKPFTGGVRVVNESHVIRDNHFQELTGPRFFGTLPIMNGVPNSLPNRYMPVKNVTIENNRFFNCGSLVIGEGRDNERTVSPTGCRVAGNVFWNDTGVPPVSAVSDASGVHFENNFAEIAGRPHEAEGFAPFNETVEKPGLLYQTSTYTPSLPITRGACMPAYPPLPEYRERVIEGRRLQVSPGADSLLAAVAASRPGDTLELQPGASYALSRALAIRHPLTLATPAGTEGRALLHNPANKGGAPLLRLENGGSLSARGLRFDGFSENGVADAAITTDSAKPMIDRFSVIVEDCDFVNFDSGGCSAFVMTKGTYADSVSFKNCRFENISGTALSLRAEWEDKGKYNAEYVTVENCLFVNIMGACLDLYRGGNDESTTGPFLSVNRCTFVNCTNVELGSVLRLIGVQVADVRNNVFVESGMSGRSVRMEDHRWCQMLVSHSNFDTSGRVESYYEDRKGPGLTFLPVQFVNRAEGNFRLEPGSPLLKLGSDGQGLGWR, encoded by the coding sequence ATGAGTCGCCATTTTTGCCCAATCTTCGCCCTTTGCATGCCTTTGGCTCTCACGGCAGCAGAGGTGCAGGTGTCCGACCCCGATACTCTCCTGGCCGCGCTCAAAACTGCCAATCCGGGCGATGAAATTGTGCTGGCAAAGGGCACCTACCGGGATGTCGCCCTTCGCTGGTCCCGCGACGGGACCGCCGACAAGCCAATCATACTCCGCGCGGAAACCACCGGCCAGGTGTTCCTCGAAGGTGAGTCTTACCTGCGCTTGGGCGGCGATCACCTGGTGGTGGAAGGGCTCGTCTTTCGGAACGGCTACGCTCCAAAAGGGGGCGTCGTCGAATTCATGGTCGATGATGGCAATATCGCCAACCACAGCCGCGTCACCGCCTGCGCCATCGATCACTACAACAAGCCCGATCGTTTCAAATCCGACCACTGGGTCGTCCTCCAGGGCCGGGAAAACCGCTTCGACCACAACTACGTGGCCGGCAAGCTCAACGAGGGTACCACTGTCATTGTCGAACTGAATCTCGAGCAGCACCGCCAAAACAAGCACCTGATCGACCACAACGTCTTCGGTTACCGGCCGCGCCTGGGCTCCAACGGAGGGGAAACAATTCGCATCGGTGTCTCCGCCTTCTGCCAATATTCGTCGGAAACACGCGTGGAGAACAACTGGTTCGAACGCTGCAGCGGCGAGGTCGAAATCGTCTCGGTCAAATCCAGCGACAACGTGATCCGCGGGAATGTCTTTCTGGAATGCGAGGGGGTGGTGGCGCTGCGCCACGGCGACCGCAACCGGGTCGAGGGAAACTACTTCCTCGGCAACAACAAGCCGTTCACGGGCGGGGTGCGCGTCGTCAATGAATCCCATGTGATTCGCGACAATCATTTCCAGGAGCTCACCGGGCCACGCTTCTTCGGGACGCTTCCCATAATGAACGGGGTTCCAAACTCGCTGCCGAACCGCTACATGCCGGTGAAAAACGTCACGATCGAGAACAACCGCTTCTTCAATTGCGGGAGCCTCGTCATCGGCGAGGGCAGGGACAACGAGCGCACCGTCAGTCCCACCGGCTGCCGCGTCGCTGGCAACGTGTTCTGGAACGACACCGGTGTGCCGCCTGTTTCCGCGGTCTCCGACGCTTCCGGGGTGCACTTTGAAAACAATTTCGCAGAGATCGCAGGCCGGCCCCACGAAGCCGAAGGTTTCGCGCCCTTCAACGAGACCGTCGAAAAGCCGGGTCTGCTGTATCAGACTTCCACCTACACGCCTTCGCTTCCAATCACGCGCGGGGCATGCATGCCCGCCTACCCGCCCCTGCCCGAGTACCGGGAGCGGGTGATCGAGGGCAGGCGGCTTCAGGTGAGCCCGGGGGCCGACTCTCTCCTCGCGGCAGTGGCGGCCTCGCGGCCCGGGGATACCCTGGAGCTTCAACCAGGCGCCTCCTACGCATTAAGCCGAGCACTCGCAATCCGCCATCCGCTGACGCTTGCAACACCCGCCGGTACGGAAGGTCGCGCGCTTCTCCACAACCCCGCCAACAAAGGCGGTGCACCCCTCCTCCGCTTGGAAAATGGAGGAAGCCTCTCGGCGCGAGGTCTGCGCTTTGACGGCTTTTCCGAGAACGGCGTGGCCGACGCCGCCATCACCACCGACAGCGCGAAACCCATGATCGACCGTTTCTCGGTGATCGTGGAAGACTGCGACTTCGTAAACTTCGATTCGGGCGGTTGTAGTGCCTTCGTAATGACAAAGGGCACCTACGCCGACTCCGTGTCCTTCAAGAACTGTCGTTTCGAGAACATCTCGGGAACCGCCCTCAGCCTGCGCGCCGAATGGGAGGACAAGGGCAAGTACAACGCGGAATACGTCACCGTCGAAAATTGCCTCTTCGTGAATATCATGGGCGCCTGTCTTGACCTCTACCGCGGGGGCAATGACGAGAGCACCACCGGGCCCTTCCTTAGTGTCAACCGATGCACGTTCGTCAACTGCACCAATGTCGAACTGGGCTCGGTGCTCCGCCTGATCGGGGTGCAGGTCGCCGACGTGCGCAACAACGTGTTTGTCGAGAGTGGCATGAGCGGCCGCTCTGTCCGCATGGAAGACCACCGTTGGTGCCAGATGCTCGTGAGCCATTCCAACTTCGACACCAGCGGGCGCGTGGAGAGCTACTACGAGGATCGAAAGGGCCCGGGCCTCACCTTTCTGCCGGTGCAGTTCGTGAATCGCGCCGAAGGGAACTTCCGACTCGAGCCTGGCTCCCCGCTGCTGAAGCTCGGGAGCGACGGGCAGGGGCTGGGTTGGCGTTAG
- a CDS encoding DoxX family protein — translation MKHLYLLLRIVVAVIFVQTLYFKFTASPESVYIFETVGQEPVGRIGSGVVELIAAVLILIPSTIAIGALLGVGVMSGAIFFHLTKLGIEIQGDGGLLFALAVVAWICAFVTLLAHRRSLPVVGARLP, via the coding sequence ATGAAACACCTTTATCTTCTCCTCCGGATCGTCGTAGCCGTAATTTTCGTGCAGACGCTCTACTTCAAGTTCACCGCCTCTCCTGAGTCGGTCTATATCTTCGAAACGGTCGGCCAGGAACCCGTCGGCAGAATTGGTTCAGGCGTCGTCGAATTGATCGCCGCCGTATTGATCCTCATTCCCTCCACCATCGCAATCGGCGCATTACTGGGTGTGGGCGTGATGAGCGGGGCTATCTTCTTTCACCTGACAAAGCTGGGAATTGAGATCCAAGGCGATGGTGGACTCCTTTTTGCACTGGCCGTGGTCGCATGGATCTGTGCGTTCGTAACCTTATTGGCACACCGTCGTTCCCTTCCTGTCGTTGGCGCCCGCCTCCCTTAA
- a CDS encoding sensor histidine kinase KdpD — protein sequence MTPDSAARPDPDALLASLQAAEAKAKRGHLKVFLGMCPGVGKTYAMLRAGQQERTSGIDVVVGVVEPHGRTETEALLTGLELLPRRSVAHRGAKLSEFDLELARNRKPRLLLVDELAHSNAPGSRHAKRWQDVVELIDAGIDVFTTLNIQHVESRADAVRQITGAVQQETVPDSVLDLADEIELVDLTPEALLERLQDGKVYLGERARAAQENFFKGSHLAALRELALRYTAERVDRQLRQLRAGLAKQTVWRSGERLLVAVGPSPFSTQLVRWTRRLAAAQGAPWIAVHVESVTPLAPESQKLLDRNLSLARELGAEVLVTHDNDLALALVRTALQHNATQIVVGKPRGDWWTRILPGRTLVDRIIRLGGNIDVYVVPAEGAAKSPPLLSIDGDLRSESREYALSAGVVAAITLATQLLPAEYYLASGLVYLLAVILLSLRVGRGPVLAAGVLSAVTWNYLFIPPRFTFHIQKVEDGLLFVTYFVVALVAGQLTARIRAQAVAERRREGRATALFNLTRSLAEAKTLDEAVFSAVRQAETLFSAKIALLLSTEARTLVSHFAGSFPLDEKESSVADWVFQHRKPAGRFTDTLPAVSAFYLPLVREDKAVGVLGVAVPGEGRLTLAQRDLLEAFARQLALSVEREHLREAGEREKLLAESDKLHRVLLDSVSHELRTPLAVITSALENLAEAPESLRQDLVQEARSAGRRLNRLVGNLLDQTRLESGALRPRMDWCDARDLINAALEGVRDELVNHRVEVAVPDMPPLRADFALMEQSLANLLLNAARHTPEGTAIFAAAGLERGGERVYFTVADQGPGFPAGMKERLFQKFERGDAARAGGLGLGLSLVRGFISAQGGEVVVGENPGGGGAVFTIYLPHVSPQSGPVA from the coding sequence GTGACGCCTGATTCCGCAGCGCGCCCCGATCCAGACGCCCTTTTGGCTTCGCTCCAGGCAGCCGAGGCCAAAGCGAAGCGCGGCCATCTCAAGGTGTTCCTCGGGATGTGCCCGGGCGTGGGAAAAACGTACGCAATGTTACGCGCCGGGCAGCAGGAACGCACCTCGGGCATCGATGTTGTCGTGGGTGTGGTCGAGCCACACGGGCGGACCGAAACGGAGGCTTTGCTGACAGGGCTGGAATTGCTCCCCAGGCGGTCGGTCGCCCACAGGGGCGCAAAGCTGTCTGAGTTTGACCTGGAGCTGGCGCGGAACCGTAAACCACGTTTGCTCCTCGTCGACGAGCTTGCCCACAGCAATGCACCCGGTTCACGTCACGCCAAGCGCTGGCAGGATGTGGTGGAGCTCATCGACGCGGGTATCGATGTTTTCACTACGCTGAACATTCAGCATGTGGAGTCGAGGGCGGATGCCGTGCGTCAAATCACGGGCGCCGTGCAACAGGAGACCGTCCCCGATTCCGTGCTCGACCTCGCGGACGAGATCGAACTCGTCGATCTGACACCGGAGGCCCTGCTGGAGCGGCTGCAGGATGGGAAGGTGTACCTGGGCGAACGCGCTCGCGCGGCGCAGGAGAACTTTTTCAAGGGCTCTCACCTCGCGGCGCTTCGTGAACTCGCGCTTCGCTACACTGCGGAGCGCGTCGACCGCCAGTTGCGTCAGTTGCGGGCGGGACTCGCCAAGCAAACGGTGTGGCGCAGCGGCGAGCGCCTCCTGGTCGCAGTGGGCCCGAGCCCGTTTTCGACGCAGCTTGTGCGCTGGACCCGGCGTCTCGCGGCGGCGCAGGGCGCGCCATGGATCGCGGTGCATGTCGAGTCGGTGACGCCGCTTGCGCCGGAGAGCCAGAAACTCCTTGATAGAAACCTGTCGCTCGCACGTGAATTGGGGGCCGAGGTGTTGGTGACGCATGACAACGACCTGGCCCTGGCGCTCGTGCGCACCGCCCTGCAGCATAACGCGACGCAGATCGTGGTGGGCAAGCCGCGCGGGGACTGGTGGACCCGTATCCTTCCTGGAAGGACGCTTGTCGACCGCATCATTCGTCTCGGCGGCAACATCGACGTGTACGTGGTGCCTGCGGAAGGCGCCGCGAAATCCCCTCCACTCCTTTCCATCGACGGCGACCTCCGGAGCGAATCCCGGGAATACGCGTTGAGCGCGGGTGTGGTCGCAGCCATCACGCTGGCGACCCAGCTTCTCCCCGCGGAGTATTACCTCGCCTCGGGCTTGGTGTATCTCCTCGCGGTCATTCTGCTCAGCCTCCGGGTGGGCCGCGGGCCCGTCCTCGCGGCGGGTGTCTTGAGTGCCGTTACCTGGAACTACCTGTTCATTCCTCCGCGCTTCACCTTTCATATCCAGAAGGTTGAGGACGGATTGCTTTTCGTTACCTACTTCGTCGTCGCCCTCGTCGCAGGCCAGTTGACAGCGCGGATCCGCGCACAGGCGGTGGCAGAACGTCGGCGGGAGGGTAGGGCCACTGCGTTGTTCAACCTCACACGATCCCTTGCGGAGGCTAAGACCCTGGATGAGGCGGTCTTCTCAGCCGTGCGCCAAGCTGAGACGCTTTTCTCGGCGAAGATCGCTCTCCTGCTTTCGACTGAAGCAAGGACGCTGGTCTCTCATTTCGCAGGATCGTTTCCGTTGGATGAAAAGGAGAGCAGCGTGGCGGACTGGGTGTTTCAGCACCGCAAGCCCGCGGGGCGTTTCACGGACACGCTTCCTGCAGTCTCGGCCTTCTACCTCCCCCTCGTGCGCGAGGATAAGGCGGTCGGCGTGCTGGGCGTCGCGGTGCCAGGGGAGGGTCGGCTCACACTTGCACAAAGAGACCTCCTAGAGGCGTTTGCGCGCCAGCTTGCGTTGAGCGTCGAACGTGAGCATCTGCGGGAGGCGGGTGAGCGGGAGAAGCTACTTGCGGAATCCGACAAGCTGCACCGCGTTTTACTTGATAGCGTGTCACATGAACTGAGAACGCCGCTTGCGGTGATCACCTCGGCCCTCGAGAACCTTGCGGAGGCGCCCGAGTCGTTGCGGCAGGACCTGGTGCAGGAGGCGCGGTCCGCGGGCCGCAGGCTCAATCGACTGGTGGGCAATCTGCTCGACCAGACGCGCCTGGAGAGTGGTGCGCTGCGGCCCCGCATGGACTGGTGTGATGCGCGCGACCTGATCAATGCCGCGCTCGAAGGCGTGCGGGATGAACTGGTGAATCACCGCGTCGAGGTAGCGGTTCCGGACATGCCGCCCTTGCGCGCGGACTTCGCCCTGATGGAGCAGTCGCTGGCGAACCTGCTCCTGAATGCCGCGCGCCACACTCCGGAAGGAACCGCCATCTTTGCAGCCGCGGGTCTCGAGAGGGGCGGTGAGCGGGTATATTTCACGGTTGCGGACCAGGGGCCGGGTTTTCCCGCGGGCATGAAGGAGAGGTTGTTCCAGAAGTTTGAACGCGGGGACGCGGCGCGTGCAGGCGGCCTCGGCCTCGGCCTTTCGCTCGTTCGTGGGTTTATATCAGCGCAGGGCGGCGAGGTGGTGGTCGGCGAGAATCCGGGTGGCGGAGGCGCGGTGTTCACGATTTACCTCCCGCATGTATCGCCGCAGAGTGGCCCGGTTGCATGA
- a CDS encoding VTT domain-containing protein, with the protein MSPDLFGVLVSLFFGTFVSEDAALISGGLLSSKGVIPQTAAILACGAGIFVSDLGLVLLGRAAMASGRSRRLQPFLPSEEKMTRARAWLSKGGLWLIFATRFVPGTRTVTSVAAGVMQVPFWRLVCVYLVAAAIWTPLVVIGIGEFGDLIDVSNKWLPMVAIGTVFALWGLLVLSRTLWEACRSWRARRLLYSRWQRLSRWEFWPAWALYVPLAPFFVWFAARRGGALLFTCANPAIDAGGGIRGESKSRILEGLDASGRVATWALIGEGADEARVQHLLRFMAEHALSFPVVLKPDQGERGAGVEIVRSEADARRVLSGCRGAMIAQRYIGGREYGLFHYRFPGAGKGRLFAITDKRMVSVIGDGVATLETLILRDERAVCMAAFFLRKFEQELNRVPAAGEKVTLTELGTHCRGALFLDGQQLASPQLEDELDRISHSFPGFHLGRYDVRCEDEAALARGEFFILELNGVTSEPTSMYDPRHGLWHAWGMLAHQWSTTFAIGAANKRLGHRPLRLRQLWVLLSARTP; encoded by the coding sequence ATGAGCCCGGACCTGTTCGGAGTGCTGGTCTCGCTTTTCTTCGGCACGTTCGTGAGCGAAGACGCCGCCTTGATCTCGGGCGGGCTGCTCTCGTCCAAAGGGGTGATCCCGCAAACGGCCGCCATCCTTGCGTGTGGCGCTGGCATCTTTGTTAGCGACTTGGGGCTCGTCCTGTTGGGGCGTGCCGCGATGGCCTCGGGAAGGAGCAGGCGGTTACAGCCGTTTTTGCCAAGCGAGGAGAAGATGACGCGCGCGAGGGCCTGGCTCTCGAAGGGCGGCCTCTGGTTGATCTTTGCGACGCGCTTCGTGCCCGGAACCCGGACAGTGACCAGCGTGGCCGCGGGGGTGATGCAAGTGCCTTTCTGGCGGCTGGTGTGCGTCTATCTCGTCGCCGCCGCCATCTGGACGCCGCTCGTGGTGATTGGCATAGGCGAGTTTGGCGACCTTATTGATGTATCCAATAAATGGTTACCCATGGTGGCCATAGGCACGGTGTTCGCGCTGTGGGGGTTGCTTGTGCTCAGTCGCACTCTTTGGGAGGCGTGCCGTTCCTGGCGGGCCCGCCGGTTGTTGTATTCACGTTGGCAGAGACTGAGCAGGTGGGAATTCTGGCCCGCCTGGGCGCTCTACGTGCCGCTGGCGCCGTTCTTCGTCTGGTTTGCAGCGCGGCGCGGTGGTGCGCTCCTGTTCACGTGCGCGAACCCGGCGATCGACGCGGGCGGGGGGATCCGGGGCGAATCGAAATCTCGAATCCTGGAGGGACTTGACGCCAGTGGGCGTGTGGCGACCTGGGCCTTGATCGGCGAGGGCGCGGACGAGGCGCGTGTGCAACACCTCCTTCGCTTCATGGCGGAGCACGCTCTCTCCTTTCCCGTGGTGCTCAAGCCGGACCAAGGCGAACGCGGGGCAGGGGTGGAGATCGTCCGGAGCGAGGCGGACGCGAGGCGCGTCCTCAGTGGGTGCCGGGGTGCGATGATCGCCCAGCGCTACATCGGGGGACGGGAGTATGGACTTTTCCACTACCGCTTCCCCGGGGCCGGGAAGGGTCGCCTGTTTGCGATCACCGACAAGCGCATGGTGTCGGTTATCGGCGACGGAGTCGCGACACTCGAGACCCTGATCCTTCGGGACGAACGGGCGGTGTGCATGGCAGCCTTCTTTTTGCGGAAGTTTGAACAAGAGCTGAACCGGGTGCCCGCCGCCGGGGAGAAGGTGACGCTGACCGAACTTGGGACTCATTGCCGGGGGGCGCTTTTCCTCGACGGACAGCAACTCGCCTCACCGCAGCTCGAGGACGAGCTTGACCGCATCAGCCACTCCTTTCCGGGGTTTCACCTCGGGCGCTACGACGTGCGCTGCGAGGATGAGGCCGCGCTTGCCCGGGGCGAATTTTTCATACTCGAACTCAATGGCGTCACCTCGGAGCCGACCTCCATGTATGACCCCCGGCACGGCCTCTGGCACGCATGGGGCATGCTGGCCCACCAGTGGTCGACCACCTTTGCGATCGGCGCAGCAAACAAGCGCCTCGGTCACCGTCCTCTCCGGCTGAGGCAGCTCTGGGTCCTCCTCTCGGCGAGGACGCCCTGA
- a CDS encoding sigma-70 family RNA polymerase sigma factor: MRQAWTDPRPFVRQVTMNDENRPGCAAAEPATWVDDHGNALFAYAYSRTRNRAQAEDLVQDALVAAWKGRAAFQGQSSLRSWLIGILRHKLLDHYRRASRETSFTDLGFYENEEKLTFSNPDYPGHWSAGTVVSDWPMEVKDLDRDHFWSAFHSCTEKLPPKVARIFVLREVDQIPTETLCDTFGVQPGHLWVLLHRARLALRQCLEKNWVRIQ, encoded by the coding sequence ATGAGACAAGCTTGGACAGACCCGCGACCTTTCGTCAGACAGGTGACGATGAATGACGAGAACCGGCCTGGGTGTGCCGCCGCGGAACCTGCGACGTGGGTCGATGACCACGGAAATGCGCTGTTCGCCTATGCCTACAGCCGTACCCGGAATCGGGCGCAGGCCGAGGACCTCGTCCAAGACGCACTGGTCGCAGCGTGGAAGGGACGCGCCGCATTCCAGGGGCAATCCAGCCTGCGGAGCTGGCTCATTGGTATCTTGAGGCACAAGTTGCTCGACCACTATCGACGCGCATCCCGCGAGACTTCGTTCACGGACCTCGGCTTCTACGAGAACGAGGAAAAACTGACCTTTTCCAATCCGGATTATCCGGGCCATTGGAGTGCGGGAACCGTTGTTTCCGATTGGCCGATGGAGGTGAAAGACCTGGATCGAGATCACTTCTGGTCGGCCTTTCATTCCTGCACCGAGAAGCTCCCGCCCAAAGTGGCGCGAATCTTCGTGCTTCGCGAAGTGGACCAGATCCCGACAGAGACGCTTTGCGACACTTTCGGCGTGCAACCGGGGCACCTTTGGGTGCTGCTGCACCGCGCGCGCCTGGCGCTGAGGCAATGCCTTGAGAAGAACTGGGTGCGTATCCAATAA
- a CDS encoding zf-HC2 domain-containing protein, with translation MSAKESKILARVGKAVINALPSCEAVAKLASASLDRPLSLRERMAVRVHLPLCEACKRYTGQLRLLHELAPKSVEQPPPQAARLRPEESERLKRALSR, from the coding sequence ATGAGTGCAAAGGAATCCAAAATACTGGCCCGGGTGGGAAAGGCTGTCATCAATGCACTCCCCTCATGCGAGGCAGTCGCGAAGCTGGCCTCGGCCTCGCTCGACCGTCCGCTCTCCCTGCGTGAGCGGATGGCTGTTCGGGTGCATCTTCCCCTTTGCGAGGCGTGCAAGCGCTACACGGGCCAGCTCAGGCTCCTTCACGAATTGGCACCCAAGTCAGTCGAGCAGCCGCCGCCACAGGCAGCGCGCTTGCGACCGGAGGAGAGCGAGCGATTGAAGCGCGCCCTTTCGCGCTGA